The Bacteroidia bacterium DNA segment TTATCATTTTTCACTTCTGAATTAACAGCATTTCTTTTGCGGTCTTTATTCATGTAAATTAATGCCATTATGCTGGATATTAATAAACCGATGGAGGAAAACTGATAGACATTATCTCTAAGTTGATTGCCAACGCTATACCTGTCTACAGTCATTTGAATTACTTCTTCTTTAGTTTTTTTGTAAAACTCCATGTATTTGTCTATGTTCTCATTCAATTTTGCTAAGTCAGTCTGAATAGCTTTTTCAATAATGTCAGGGAATTTCGCTACAATAAACGCATAAATGCCGGCAATGGTAAGGGATAGTACCAGCATGGAAAAGAGCCCTGCAATGATTACTAAACCTGCTTTAGAGCCTTTGGTTGTTTTGGCAAGTGTGTCTTTTCTGATATTCCTTGCTAATAAATAAACACATGTTGCCGGAAGCAGTAGAGAGTATATGAGTAAGAAAAATATTTTCTGAAAATTACTCATATCAGGACCATAATTATTCAAATGGACAAACAAGAACGCACCTGCAATACTGCCAAATGCAATTCCGTAGATAAAGATTTTTTTATACATAATAAAAGTTGGGGCAGCAAAAATAAGATTAAACTATCGGTTTGCTATTACTACAGCTAAAAAACCTGATGAGTTACAGGAATAAAGGGAATCGGATGTTGAGTAAGATTAAGATTCGCTGTTCTCTTCGTCAGAATTTGAGTTTCTGGTGAATTCGTCAAAATTGTATTCAGGCAACAATTCTTTTTTTACAAAACCAACGGTTTCATTTAATGCTTCCACAAACTTGTTAAAGTCTTCTTTGTACAAGAAGATTTTTTGTTTCACAAAAGTCTGGTCGTCAAATTTTTTCTTACTTTCAGTGATTGTAACGTAATAGTCATTGTTCTTGGTTTCGCGTACATCAAAGAAATAAGTTCTCTTGCCTGCCTTTACTCTCTTGGAAAAAACTCTGTCCTGATCGTTGTATTTGTAATCTTCCATATTCACACTAATTTATTCTGAATTATACTCTACAAATAAAGCTAAAAAAAATATACCGCCAAAC contains these protein-coding regions:
- a CDS encoding PUR family DNA/RNA-binding protein, with product MEDYKYNDQDRVFSKRVKAGKRTYFFDVRETKNNDYYVTITESKKKFDDQTFVKQKIFLYKEDFNKFVEALNETVGFVKKELLPEYNFDEFTRNSNSDEENSES